The proteins below come from a single Dermacentor albipictus isolate Rhodes 1998 colony chromosome 7, USDA_Dalb.pri_finalv2, whole genome shotgun sequence genomic window:
- the LOC135905668 gene encoding solute carrier family 22 member 7-like translates to MGRKTIHDCLYFCLYNNMTSNSKATTTPPPQMTSDPSLFRFSILNLRFKIPNSKLKTPFARGARLGADPAQCLWMPHRHRHRPYAERSEGHSARATGGTGMASAVESVSSTPVAMFRIDGERLKNLIEQTAPKSVLIFGTGPFQRRVLAGTVLCLLVVALHNTVLTVLARPVAHWCRRPDELLDVPLDEWKNASLPRLPDGSASECTRYEPALPPFPPHDPTSVNRTEVPCDAWEYDLSAGGPTIESQWDLVCGRRRPVLVALAASYLLGGVVVMPMAGHYADRVGRRPVLCAAVVVLALSSLATCLARSLYAFVALRVVTGAASSVAEVTSTLILFEVTPRSGRTAFTTLAFCGLSLLGPFWLSMAARFTYDWRAVQASLALPAALLVLATFWMEESPRWLVVTWRFAEAERVVFWAARVNGLNVDELRPLFGEVVENVKHRRGGFPATPPGPPPFWDLLRRSCVRSRSFIAFGCWFFALQGAVCMRPRGRMRGLGEVEVLMAYVMAPLLALHYWLMKAWGRRRTLALSMTLVSLLTTALAVVIVLDHWFLTKLVMTVAMLALLCVLATLFVYTAEVFPTVVRGAGYGGATVCGRLGVLVAVAVRYAVRFDPLAKDVFALLLVSLGTFAFGLLALLLPETNVLRVPDTIEEAEQEEPVRVDSLLQILLRRRAGYTSQTKL, encoded by the exons ATGGGCCGCAAAACAATCCACGACTGCTTGTACTTCTGCTTGTACAACAACATGACATCAAATTCAAAAGCAAcgacaacaccaccacctcagaTGACGTCTGACCCATCTCTATTCCGTTTTTCTATCCTTAATTTAAGGTTTAAAATACCTAATTCAAAACTGAAAACCCCGTTTGCTCGCGGTGCCCGATTAGGGGCAGATCCCGCACAGTGCTTATGGATGCCACATCGGCATCGTCATCGTCCGTACGCCGAACGTTCCGAAGGGCATTCGGCAAGAGCGACCGGaggcaccggcatggcctcggcCGTGGAGAGCGTGTCCAGCACGCCGGTGGCCATGTTCCGCATCGACGGTGAGCGGCTCAAGAACCTGATCGAGCAGACCGCGCCGAAGTCGGTGCTCATCTTCGGCACGGGACCCTTCCAGAGACGCGTGCTCGCCGGCACCGTCCTGTGCCTGCTCGTGGTCGCCCTGCACAACACGGTTCTCACGGTGCTCGCTCGACCCGTGGCCCACTGGTGCCGGCGACCCGACGAGCTCCTCGACGTGCCGCTGGACGAGTGGAAGAACGCCAGCCTGCCCCGCCTTCCCGACGGCTCTGCCAGCGAGTGCACGCGCTACGAACCCGCGTTGCCTCCATTCCCGCCGCATGACCCGACGTCGGTCAACAGGACCGAGGTGCCCTGCGACGCGTGGGAGTACGACCTGAGCGCCGGAGGACCGACCATAGAGAGCCAGTGGGACCTGGTGTGCGGCCGGCGCCGGCCCGTCCTGGTGGCGCTGGCCGCGTCGTACCTCCTGGGCGGCGTGGTCGTCATGCCGATGGCGGGCCACTACGCCGACCGAGTCGGCCGCCGTCCCGTGCTGTGCGCGGCCGTGGTTGTGCTGGCGCTGTCCAGCCTCGCCACCTGCCTCGCGCGGTCCCTGTACGCGTTCGTCGCGCTGCGCGTGGTCACGGGCGCCGCCTCCAGCGTCGCCGAGGTCACGTCCACGCTCATCCTCTTCGAG GTGACACCTCGCAGTGGCCGCACGGCGTTCACCACGCTCGCCTTCTGCGGCCTGTCGTTGCTGGGCCCCTTCTGGCTGTCCATGGCGGCGCGCTTCACCTACGACTGGCGTGCCGTGCAGGCGAGCCTCGCGCTCCCTGCGGCCCTACTGGTGCTGGCCACCTTCTGGATGGAGGAGTCGCCACGGTGGCTcgtggtcacgtggcgcttcgcCGAGGCCGAGCGCGTCGTCTTCTGGGCGGCGCGCGTGAACGGCCTCAACGTCGACGAGCTGCGACCCCTGTTCGGCGAGGTCGTGGAGAACGTCAAGCACCGGCGCGGCGGCTTCCCGGCGACCCCGCCCGGTCCGCCGCCCTTCTGGGACCTGCTCCGGCGCAGCTGCGTCCGGTCGCGCTCGTTCATCGCGTTCGGCTGCTGGTTCTTCGCTCTGCAGGGCGCCGTCTGCATGAGGCCCCGCGGCCGAATGCGAGGGTTGGGCGAGGTCGAGGTGCTGATGGCGTACGTCATGGCGCCGCTCCTGGCTCTCCACTACTGGCTCATGAAG gcGTGGGGCCGTCGGCGGACGCTGGCGCTCAGCATGACCCTCGTCTCGCTTCTGACCACGGCGCTGGCGGTGGTGATAGTGCTGGACCACTGGTTCCTCACCAAGCTCGTCATGACGGTCGCCATGCTCGCGCTGCTGTGCGTGCTCGCCACGCTCTTCGTGTACACGGCCGAGGTGTTCCCGACCGTAGTGCGAGGAGCGGGCTACGGGGGCGCCACCGTCTGCGGTCGCCTCGGAGTCCTGGTGGCCGTGGCCGTCCGGTACGCGGTCCGCTTCGACCCTCTGGCGAAGGACGTGTTCGCCCTCCTCCTCGTGTCGCTGGGCACGTTCGCCTTCGGCCTGCTGGCTCTGCTTCTGCCGGAGACGAACGTCCTGAGGGTTCCGGACACCATCGAAGAGGCCGAGCAGGAGGAGCCCGTCCGCGTGGACTCGCTGCTGCAGATACTGCTGCGCAGGCGAGCCGGTTACACCTCGCAGACCAAGCTGTGA